The proteins below come from a single Paraburkholderia flagellata genomic window:
- a CDS encoding aldose epimerase family protein, producing the protein MPQFQNQDVIELAHGASRLLVAPQAGGRLLSWTIGGAPIIHWPESPDWSKPGLIRGGNPLLFPFIARQWVDGRVGRWRDAQGVVREIPLHGFARDLPFVAQIEPQGDGVRMSLSDSASTREMYPFNFRFEAAYRLADATTLDVELTTSNTGDARMPYYAGHHFYFALPHAERGETSITLPRNVHRRQLPDGMTTEAAPGETHYRFDETQIIDRFHCLDGEPDVPVRIEMPSQRRAIEIDLRRPGSASWYAVTTWTLAPDSDFYCVEPWLGLPDAIHTGLGLRWLEPGETQKAELRIRVGALRQGERAQKCKQP; encoded by the coding sequence ATGCCGCAGTTTCAGAACCAGGACGTCATCGAACTCGCGCACGGCGCGTCGCGGTTGCTGGTCGCGCCGCAGGCCGGCGGGCGTCTGCTTTCGTGGACGATCGGCGGCGCGCCCATCATCCATTGGCCCGAGTCGCCGGACTGGAGCAAACCGGGGCTGATCCGCGGCGGCAATCCGCTGCTGTTTCCGTTCATCGCGCGGCAGTGGGTGGATGGCCGCGTGGGCCGGTGGCGCGACGCACAGGGCGTCGTGCGGGAGATCCCGCTGCACGGCTTCGCGCGTGATCTGCCGTTCGTGGCGCAGATCGAGCCGCAAGGCGACGGCGTGCGCATGTCGCTCAGCGACAGTGCGTCAACGCGCGAGATGTACCCGTTTAACTTCCGCTTCGAGGCGGCCTACCGCCTTGCCGACGCAACGACGCTCGACGTGGAGCTGACCACGTCGAACACGGGCGATGCGCGCATGCCGTATTACGCGGGCCATCACTTCTATTTCGCGCTGCCGCACGCCGAGCGCGGCGAGACGTCGATCACGCTGCCGCGCAACGTCCATCGCCGTCAGTTGCCGGATGGCATGACGACCGAGGCTGCGCCGGGCGAGACGCACTATCGCTTCGACGAGACGCAGATCATCGACCGCTTTCATTGCCTCGACGGCGAGCCGGATGTGCCCGTGCGCATCGAAATGCCGTCGCAACGGCGCGCGATCGAAATCGATCTGCGCCGGCCCGGTTCGGCGTCGTGGTATGCGGTCACGACCTGGACGCTCGCGCCCGATTCGGACTTCTACTGCGTCGAGCCGTGGCTCGGCCTGCCCGACGCGATTCATACCGGGCTCGGTCTGCGCTGGCTGGAACCGGGGGAGACGCAAAAAGCGGAGCTGCGCATCCGCGTGGGCGCACTGCGCCAGGGCGAGCGAGCGCAAAAGTGCAAGCA